A stretch of Flavobacterium sp. N1994 DNA encodes these proteins:
- the ccoS gene encoding cbb3-type cytochrome oxidase assembly protein CcoS, with protein sequence MSVIYLLISISILVAICFFIAFIKAVRSGQYDDDYTPSVRMLFDDELKIEKPKSVQTKIEKQI encoded by the coding sequence ATGAGTGTCATTTATTTATTAATCTCCATCAGTATTCTAGTAGCCATCTGCTTTTTTATTGCCTTCATCAAGGCGGTTAGAAGTGGCCAATATGATGATGACTACACGCCGTCTGTCAGAATGCTCTTTGACGACGAACTCAAAATAGAAAAACCAAAATCAGTACAAACCAAAATAGAAAAACAAATTTAA
- a CDS encoding heavy metal translocating P-type ATPase, whose translation MDTSKCFHCGLDIVKEEEILFDDKEFCCNGCKTVYEIFSINDLTCYYDFEKSPGATPQEIKGKYDFLDNETIITKLLEFQEENTAIVSLNIPHIHCSSCIWILENLQRLQAGITASQVNFPEKRVRITFNPEIVSLKAIVNLLSSIGYEPYISLENYETGKIKTDRSLTYKLGVAFFCFGNIMLLSFPEYFEVNEFWLDQYRGFFRWLIFALSLPSFLYSASGYYVAAYKSIKTKMLNIEIPIALGIVVMFVRSTVDILMNYGSGFFDSLTGLIFFMLLGKMFQIKTYSFLSFERDFKSYFPIAITKIRDDFSEESVPIYDIKKGDRLLIRNQELLPVDGILISDKAEIDYSFVTGEAIPITKKSGDKVYAGGKQVGKVIEMEVLHSVSQSYLTQLWSNDVFQKNVEQKHKTITDKISRYFTPILLLIAFAGFGYWVFKDINTAFNVFTAVLIVACPCALALTAPFTFGNVLRILGKKKFYLKNAIVIEQLAKVNTIVFDKTGTITTNKKSNISYEGKALSEEYEMLLKNTLRASNHPLSRMLYNHLPESGRVKVTHFEELTGKGIKAQVGDFHVTIGSAAFLGVKDENSIQQTTVHIKVDDTYYGKYIFNNEYREGLSTLFKTLSATYEIKVLSGDNEGEQAILEQLLPKGTELIFNQKPEQKLEFIKTLQEQGKNVMMVGDGLNDAGALAQSNVGISISENVNVFSPACDAILDAGEFQKLGYFLQLSKKAITTIKMSFTLSLLYNVVGLSFAVTGNLLPLVAAIIMPLSTITIVSFVTLMSNYYAKKTKI comes from the coding sequence ATGGACACATCAAAATGTTTCCATTGTGGTTTAGATATTGTAAAAGAAGAGGAAATCTTGTTTGATGACAAGGAGTTTTGTTGCAACGGATGTAAAACCGTGTACGAAATTTTCAGCATCAATGATTTAACCTGCTATTACGATTTTGAGAAATCACCTGGAGCAACCCCACAAGAGATTAAAGGCAAATATGATTTTTTAGACAATGAAACGATTATTACAAAACTTCTCGAATTTCAGGAAGAAAACACCGCTATTGTTTCACTTAATATTCCTCACATTCATTGTAGTTCGTGTATTTGGATTTTGGAAAATCTACAGCGTCTTCAAGCGGGAATAACAGCATCGCAAGTCAACTTCCCCGAAAAAAGAGTTCGAATCACTTTCAATCCAGAAATCGTTTCGTTAAAAGCCATCGTCAATTTATTGAGCTCCATTGGCTACGAACCTTATATTAGTTTAGAAAATTACGAAACCGGCAAGATTAAAACCGATAGAAGTCTGACCTATAAACTAGGCGTAGCATTCTTCTGTTTTGGGAATATCATGTTGCTTTCCTTTCCCGAGTATTTTGAAGTGAATGAATTTTGGCTCGACCAATACCGAGGCTTTTTCCGTTGGCTGATTTTTGCATTATCACTACCTAGTTTCTTGTATTCAGCTAGTGGGTATTATGTGGCAGCTTATAAAAGTATCAAAACCAAAATGCTCAACATCGAAATTCCTATTGCTTTAGGAATCGTAGTCATGTTTGTGCGAAGTACGGTTGACATCCTAATGAACTATGGTTCTGGTTTCTTCGATAGCTTAACGGGCTTAATTTTCTTTATGTTATTAGGCAAAATGTTCCAAATCAAAACTTATAGCTTCTTGAGTTTTGAAAGAGATTTTAAATCCTATTTCCCTATTGCGATTACCAAAATTAGGGATGACTTTTCAGAAGAAAGTGTTCCGATTTATGATATCAAAAAAGGGGATAGACTGCTTATCAGAAACCAAGAATTACTTCCGGTAGATGGGATTTTAATTTCAGATAAAGCCGAGATTGATTATAGTTTTGTTACTGGGGAAGCCATTCCGATAACCAAGAAATCAGGAGATAAAGTTTATGCAGGAGGAAAGCAAGTAGGGAAAGTCATTGAAATGGAAGTACTGCATTCGGTTTCCCAAAGTTACCTAACCCAATTGTGGAGCAACGATGTTTTCCAAAAAAATGTAGAACAAAAACACAAAACCATTACCGACAAAATCAGCCGTTATTTTACGCCTATCCTTTTATTAATTGCCTTTGCTGGTTTTGGGTATTGGGTTTTTAAAGATATCAATACAGCTTTCAATGTATTCACTGCGGTTTTAATTGTGGCTTGTCCTTGTGCACTAGCTTTAACGGCGCCCTTTACTTTTGGGAATGTGTTGCGGATTTTAGGGAAAAAGAAATTCTACCTCAAAAACGCCATTGTTATCGAGCAATTAGCCAAAGTAAACACCATCGTTTTTGATAAAACAGGTACGATTACTACCAACAAGAAATCGAATATCTCTTATGAAGGTAAAGCACTTTCCGAAGAGTATGAGATGCTGCTAAAAAACACCCTTAGAGCTTCAAACCATCCTTTGAGCCGAATGTTATACAACCACTTGCCCGAATCAGGAAGAGTAAAAGTCACCCATTTTGAAGAACTTACAGGGAAAGGAATAAAAGCACAAGTAGGCGATTTTCATGTTACCATTGGCTCAGCGGCATTTTTAGGAGTCAAAGACGAAAATAGCATTCAGCAAACCACGGTACATATTAAGGTAGACGATACTTACTATGGTAAATACATTTTTAATAATGAATATCGTGAGGGACTTTCCACCCTTTTCAAAACCTTGAGTGCTACCTATGAAATCAAAGTTTTATCAGGAGACAACGAAGGGGAGCAGGCCATATTAGAACAACTGTTGCCTAAAGGAACCGAATTAATATTCAACCAAAAACCGGAACAGAAATTAGAGTTTATCAAAACCCTTCAAGAGCAAGGTAAAAATGTGATGATGGTAGGCGATGGATTAAATGATGCTGGAGCTTTAGCACAAAGTAATGTTGGGATTTCCATCTCTGAAAATGTCAATGTGTTTTCACCTGCTTGCGACGCTATTTTGGATGCAGGGGAGTTTCAAAAACTAGGCTACTTTTTGCAACTCTCTAAAAAAGCGATTACCACCATTAAGATGAGTTTTACACTCTCCTTATTATATAATGTAGTCGGATTGTCGTTTGCTGTAACTGGAAATTTACTGCCTTTAGTTGCGGCCATCATTATGCCATTGAGTACCATTACTATAGTCAGTTTTGTAACCTTGATGAGTAATTATTATGCTAAAAAAACTAAAATATAA
- a CDS encoding Crp/Fnr family transcriptional regulator, with protein sequence MSKCEQCIVRELSSLKALNKDELLKIADCKTSKIVRKGETIFEEGETIHGVFCVKDGVCKMSKLSPNGKDQIVKLVKKGELLGQRSMISDEPANLTAVALEDMQVCFIPKNEILGFFDSNNKFSMNVMKTICGDLKDADDIMVNMAQKSVKERLALTLIYLEDNFGKQEDGSLKLQLSREEIAGMIGTATESCIRLLSEFNKLGLIELTGKKIIITERNKLIRMGN encoded by the coding sequence ATGAGTAAGTGTGAACAGTGTATCGTTAGGGAATTAAGTTCTCTAAAAGCTTTAAACAAAGACGAATTACTTAAAATTGCCGATTGTAAAACTTCTAAAATAGTTCGTAAAGGCGAAACCATTTTTGAAGAGGGCGAAACCATTCACGGGGTTTTTTGTGTGAAAGATGGCGTTTGTAAAATGTCGAAATTGAGTCCGAATGGAAAAGACCAAATCGTAAAATTGGTAAAAAAAGGAGAATTATTAGGGCAACGTTCTATGATTAGCGATGAGCCAGCCAACTTAACTGCGGTAGCCCTTGAAGACATGCAAGTGTGTTTCATCCCTAAAAATGAAATCCTTGGTTTCTTTGATAGCAACAATAAATTTTCGATGAATGTGATGAAGACCATCTGTGGAGACTTAAAAGACGCGGATGATATTATGGTCAATATGGCGCAAAAATCAGTAAAAGAAAGATTGGCACTGACTTTAATTTATTTAGAAGATAATTTTGGAAAACAAGAAGATGGCTCTCTTAAATTGCAACTTTCTCGAGAAGAAATTGCCGGAATGATAGGCACCGCTACTGAATCGTGTATCCGACTTTTGTCTGAATTCAACAAATTGGGATTGATAGAACTTACGGGTAAGAAGATAATTATCACGGAAAGAAATAAGCTTATCCGAATGGGGAATTAA
- the ccoN gene encoding cytochrome-c oxidase, cbb3-type subunit I, producing the protein MEMQQFYYDNKIVKKFLYATILFGVVGMLVGLILALMFLFPNMTEGISWLSFGRLRPLHTNAVIFAFVGNSMFAGVYYSLQRLLKARMFSDFLSNVHFWGWQLIIVAAAISLPLGITTSKEYAELEWPIDIAIALIWVVFGINMIGTILKRRERHLYVAIWFYIATFVTVAVLHIFNSLELPVTALKSYSVYAGVQDALVQWWYGHNAVAFFLTTPFLGLMYYFVPKAANRPVYSYRLSIVHFWSLIFIYIWAGPHHLLYSALPNWAQNLGVVFSIMLIAPSWGGMINGLLTLRGVWDKVREEPILKFFVVAVTGYGMATFEGPMLSLKNVNAIAHYTDWIIAHVHVGALAWNGFMAFGMIYWLIPRMTKGPLFSKKLANFHFWIGTLGIILYTLPMYVAGFTQASMWKQFNPDGTLTYGNFLETVKEIMPMYAMRAVGGTLYLVGMLVLVYNIIRTVRANAAVEDELAEAPELQRISSARMKGEKYHSWLERRPIQLTIFAVIAILIGGIIQIVPTIMVKSNIPTIASVKPYSPLELEGRDLYIREGCVGCHSQSVRPFRSEVERYGPQSKAGEFVYDHPFLWGSKRTGPDLLRVGGKYNDSWHFNHMWSPQSISAGSIMPSYQWLFDNKPLNISLTEKKMKVMATLGVPYTDADIANAQKNLRAQALTIEENLKQDPDFVKSYEDSKHKAAAKGEAFVPMNEREIVALIAYLQRLGTDIKVKETAKN; encoded by the coding sequence ATGGAAATGCAACAATTTTATTACGACAACAAAATTGTAAAAAAGTTCCTTTACGCTACCATACTCTTTGGTGTCGTGGGAATGTTAGTAGGGCTAATTCTAGCTCTTATGTTTCTTTTTCCAAACATGACCGAAGGAATTTCCTGGTTGAGCTTTGGTAGATTGAGACCTTTACATACCAATGCTGTAATCTTCGCTTTCGTAGGAAACTCTATGTTTGCGGGGGTTTATTATTCTTTACAGCGATTACTAAAAGCCAGAATGTTTAGTGACTTCTTAAGTAACGTACATTTCTGGGGATGGCAATTAATCATTGTCGCTGCAGCGATTTCACTGCCTTTAGGAATCACTACTTCTAAAGAGTATGCCGAATTAGAATGGCCTATAGATATTGCTATAGCTTTAATTTGGGTAGTCTTTGGAATCAACATGATTGGAACAATTCTGAAACGTAGAGAACGTCATCTATATGTTGCCATTTGGTTCTACATTGCGACTTTTGTTACGGTAGCTGTTTTACACATTTTCAACAGTTTAGAATTACCAGTTACGGCTTTAAAAAGTTACTCTGTTTACGCTGGAGTTCAAGATGCTTTAGTACAATGGTGGTACGGACATAATGCCGTGGCATTCTTCCTTACAACACCATTCCTAGGATTGATGTACTACTTCGTCCCAAAAGCAGCTAACCGTCCGGTATATTCTTACCGATTGTCAATTGTACACTTTTGGTCTTTAATCTTTATTTATATCTGGGCTGGACCTCACCACTTGTTGTATTCTGCTTTACCCAACTGGGCACAAAACTTAGGAGTTGTGTTCTCTATCATGTTGATTGCTCCATCTTGGGGAGGTATGATTAATGGATTACTTACTTTAAGAGGAGTTTGGGACAAAGTAAGAGAAGAACCTATTTTGAAATTCTTCGTGGTAGCCGTTACCGGTTATGGTATGGCCACTTTTGAAGGACCAATGTTGTCTCTTAAAAATGTAAACGCTATTGCACACTATACCGACTGGATTATTGCACACGTTCACGTGGGAGCTTTAGCTTGGAACGGATTTATGGCATTTGGTATGATTTATTGGTTGATCCCAAGAATGACGAAAGGACCTTTGTTCTCTAAAAAATTAGCCAACTTCCATTTCTGGATTGGTACTTTAGGGATTATCTTGTATACCCTTCCAATGTATGTAGCTGGATTTACGCAAGCTTCTATGTGGAAACAATTCAACCCAGATGGAACGTTAACTTATGGTAACTTCCTGGAAACCGTTAAAGAAATCATGCCAATGTATGCCATGAGAGCGGTGGGTGGTACTTTATATTTAGTGGGAATGTTAGTATTGGTTTACAATATTATCAGAACCGTACGTGCTAACGCAGCGGTAGAAGATGAATTAGCAGAAGCTCCTGAATTACAAAGAATCAGCAGTGCTAGAATGAAAGGCGAGAAATACCACTCCTGGTTAGAAAGAAGACCAATACAATTAACCATTTTTGCGGTTATTGCGATTCTTATCGGTGGAATTATCCAAATCGTTCCAACCATCATGGTAAAATCAAATATCCCAACTATTGCTAGTGTGAAACCTTATTCTCCACTAGAACTAGAAGGTCGTGACTTGTACATCCGTGAAGGTTGTGTGGGTTGTCACTCTCAATCAGTTCGTCCATTTAGAAGTGAAGTGGAACGTTATGGACCACAATCTAAAGCTGGTGAATTTGTTTACGATCACCCATTCCTTTGGGGGTCTAAACGTACGGGTCCAGACTTGTTAAGAGTAGGTGGAAAATACAATGATAGCTGGCATTTTAACCACATGTGGAGTCCACAAAGTATTTCTGCGGGTTCTATTATGCCAAGTTACCAATGGCTATTCGATAACAAACCTTTGAATATATCGTTGACTGAGAAAAAAATGAAAGTGATGGCTACTCTTGGTGTTCCTTATACGGATGCCGATATTGCTAACGCTCAAAAGAACTTAAGAGCGCAAGCCCTTACAATTGAAGAGAACTTGAAACAAGATCCTGATTTTGTAAAAAGTTATGAGGACAGCAAGCATAAAGCAGCTGCTAAAGGAGAAGCTTTTGTTCCTATGAACGAAAGAGAGATAGTAGCTTTGATAGCTTATCTTCAAAGATTAGGTACCGATATTAAAGTAAAAGAAACCGCTAAAAACTAA
- a CDS encoding CcoQ/FixQ family Cbb3-type cytochrome c oxidase assembly chaperone — METIAGVAIYPIVSLLIFFFFFVGLGLWVYSYKKEKIKELSQLPLND, encoded by the coding sequence ATGGAAACCATCGCGGGAGTTGCGATTTATCCAATAGTGTCTTTATTAATCTTCTTTTTCTTCTTCGTAGGATTAGGTCTTTGGGTGTACTCCTATAAGAAAGAAAAAATCAAAGAGTTAAGTCAACTTCCATTAAACGATTAA